One window from the genome of Acinetobacter sp. ANC 7912 encodes:
- the lepA gene encoding translation elongation factor 4: MAQAKKSVDIKNIRNFSIIAHIDHGKSTLADRFIQTCGGLQDREMQAQVLDSMELERERGITIKAASVTLYYTHPNGQEYQLNFIDTPGHVDFSYEVSRSLAACEGALLVVDAAQGVEAQSVANCYTAIEQGLEVLPVLNKIDLPQAEPERVIQEIEDIIGIEATDAPTCSAKTGLGIEGVLETLVDRIPAPTGDREAPLQALIIDSWFDNYLGVVSLVRIKQGRVRKGDKMLVKSTGQTHIITSVGIFNPKHTETDMLEAGEVGFVIAGIKDIFGAPVGDTITLASTPEVPTLPGFKKVKPQVYAGLFPIDSSDFEPFREALHKLQINDSALFFEPESSDALGFGFRCGFLGMLHMEIVQERLEREYDLDLISSAPTVIYEAVLKNGQTVYIDSPSKMPDGSTVEDLREPIAECHILVPQEYVGNVMTLCVERRGVQKDMKFLGNQVSITFDIPMAEVVMDFFDKLKSCSRGFASLDYNFVRFESSSLVKVDVLINGEKVDALAMICHRQDARHRGIALVEKMKDLIPRQMFDVAIQAAIGAQIIARSTVKAMRKNVLAKCYGGDVSRKKKLLAKQKEGKKRMKQVGSVEIPQEAFLAVLKVER; this comes from the coding sequence ATGGCGCAAGCTAAAAAATCTGTTGATATTAAAAACATTCGTAACTTCTCGATTATTGCGCATATCGACCACGGTAAATCCACCCTGGCGGATCGTTTTATTCAAACCTGTGGTGGTTTGCAGGATCGTGAAATGCAGGCTCAGGTTCTGGACTCCATGGAGCTTGAACGCGAACGTGGGATTACCATTAAAGCGGCATCGGTGACCTTGTACTATACCCATCCGAATGGTCAGGAATATCAGCTGAACTTCATTGATACTCCGGGACACGTGGATTTCTCATACGAAGTATCGCGTTCACTGGCAGCCTGTGAAGGTGCTTTACTCGTTGTTGATGCAGCACAGGGTGTAGAAGCCCAGTCTGTAGCGAACTGCTATACCGCAATTGAGCAAGGTCTAGAAGTTCTTCCCGTCCTGAACAAGATTGACCTGCCACAGGCTGAACCTGAACGTGTGATTCAGGAAATTGAAGATATTATCGGGATTGAAGCAACGGATGCGCCAACCTGTTCCGCAAAAACCGGTTTAGGTATCGAAGGCGTACTGGAAACCTTAGTCGACCGTATTCCAGCACCAACCGGTGACCGTGAGGCACCATTACAAGCTCTAATTATCGACTCGTGGTTCGATAACTACCTTGGCGTTGTATCTCTGGTCCGTATCAAACAAGGTCGCGTACGTAAAGGCGACAAGATGCTAGTCAAATCTACCGGCCAGACCCACATCATTACTTCAGTCGGTATCTTCAATCCAAAACATACTGAAACCGACATGCTCGAAGCGGGTGAAGTGGGCTTTGTGATTGCCGGTATTAAAGACATTTTCGGTGCGCCAGTCGGTGATACCATCACGCTAGCAAGTACGCCTGAAGTACCAACATTACCTGGTTTCAAAAAAGTAAAACCTCAGGTCTATGCAGGTCTGTTCCCAATTGATTCCAGCGATTTTGAACCGTTCCGTGAAGCACTGCATAAACTGCAGATTAATGACTCGGCGCTGTTCTTCGAGCCGGAAAGCTCAGATGCATTGGGCTTCGGTTTCCGTTGTGGCTTCCTCGGTATGCTGCATATGGAAATCGTACAGGAGCGTCTGGAACGAGAATACGATCTGGATCTGATTTCTTCTGCACCAACAGTAATTTACGAAGCTGTGTTGAAAAATGGTCAAACCGTTTATATCGACAGTCCGTCTAAGATGCCGGATGGTTCGACCGTTGAAGACCTGCGTGAACCGATTGCTGAGTGTCATATCTTGGTACCACAGGAATATGTCGGTAACGTGATGACCCTATGTGTGGAACGCCGTGGTGTACAGAAAGATATGAAGTTCCTGGGGAACCAGGTTTCGATTACTTTTGACATTCCAATGGCAGAAGTGGTGATGGACTTCTTCGATAAGTTGAAGTCTTGCTCACGTGGTTTTGCTTCACTGGATTACAACTTCGTGCGTTTTGAAAGCTCGTCACTGGTGAAAGTCGATGTCCTGATTAATGGTGAAAAAGTCGATGCTTTGGCGATGATTTGTCACCGTCAGGATGCTCGTCACCGTGGTATTGCACTGGTTGAAAAAATGAAAGATCTGATTCCACGTCAGATGTTCGATGTGGCAATTCAGGCTGCGATCGGTGCGCAAATTATTGCCCGTTCTACCGTAAAGGCAATGCGTAAAAACGTATTGGCGAAATGTTATGGTGGTGACGTATCTCGTAAGAAGAAACTGCTTGCGAAACAGAAAGAAGGTAAGAAACGTATGAAACAGGTGGGTAGTGTTGAAATCCCACAGGAAGCGTTCTTAGCTGTGCTGAAAGTCGAACGCTAA
- a CDS encoding thioesterase family protein, whose protein sequence is MKGIFDLKLTVKPEHIDVLGHVNNVVYVQWMQDVATAHIEQIGLGLQQYLELKHAMVAVEHHVQYRKAAFEGDELILRTWLNDINALYSFRQYAFYRPADQSLLFTGSTQWACVEIATGRPKRMSPTFVNAYQPLSEDINPFDFSQLYLAD, encoded by the coding sequence GTGAAGGGTATTTTTGACCTGAAATTAACCGTAAAACCAGAACATATTGATGTGCTGGGTCATGTGAATAATGTGGTGTATGTGCAGTGGATGCAGGATGTGGCGACAGCCCATATTGAACAGATCGGACTGGGACTGCAGCAGTATCTGGAACTCAAACATGCCATGGTCGCAGTTGAGCATCATGTGCAGTACCGCAAGGCGGCTTTTGAAGGGGATGAACTGATCCTGCGTACCTGGTTGAATGATATCAATGCGCTGTACTCCTTCCGTCAATATGCGTTTTATCGTCCAGCTGATCAGAGCCTATTATTCACGGGCAGTACCCAATGGGCCTGTGTAGAAATTGCGACGGGTCGACCTAAACGCATGTCACCAACCTTTGTGAATGCGTATCAGCCATTATCCGAAGACATCAATCCTTTTGATTTTAGTCAATTGTATCTGGCAGATTAA
- a CDS encoding trypsin-like peptidase domain-containing protein, producing MKILDVKHGIFAATLTMTAVQAGAATPVDFSNLVAQVSPAVVSVNVVKKMTEEELLQQQIPDILRRFFGNQVVIPQPRAPQEKTGYGSAFFISKDGYLLTNHHVIENASRVTITLNDRREIDATIVGSDERTDVALLKVNGSGFPELRTGDVDKLRVGEPVLAIGSPFGFDYSASAGIVSAKMRNMMGETAVPFIQTDVALNPGNSGGPLFNQRGEVVGVNSRIFSGTGGYMGLSFSIPIDVAMEVADQLKRNGKVTRSYLGVSLQDIDRNLAESYKLDKPEGSLVTQVAPNSPAAKAGLQAGDVILKYNGTGISRTSELLNYLNRSAPKQQIQLEVLRDDKRRNINATLTTAPDDTPAQASSQAGKSKGPVIGVTIRNLTPNEMSSLDIKGGVVIQDVRPGGVAAQARIMPNDVVTQINGKAILNSNQFVEEVSELKKGTVARVALIRQGQRVIVGMRIT from the coding sequence ATGAAAATCTTGGATGTTAAACATGGGATTTTTGCAGCAACGCTGACAATGACAGCGGTGCAGGCGGGGGCAGCCACTCCAGTAGATTTTTCAAATCTTGTTGCACAAGTCAGTCCGGCGGTCGTCAGTGTCAATGTTGTTAAGAAAATGACCGAAGAAGAGCTGTTGCAGCAACAGATTCCTGACATTTTGCGCCGTTTCTTTGGCAATCAGGTGGTGATTCCACAACCCCGTGCTCCACAGGAAAAAACTGGTTATGGCAGTGCTTTCTTTATCAGTAAAGATGGCTATTTGCTGACTAATCATCACGTGATTGAAAATGCATCTAGAGTGACGATTACTTTAAATGACCGCCGCGAAATTGATGCAACTATAGTGGGAAGTGACGAACGTACTGACGTGGCTTTATTGAAAGTGAATGGTTCAGGTTTCCCGGAACTGCGTACCGGTGATGTGGATAAACTGCGTGTGGGTGAACCTGTACTTGCGATTGGCTCACCATTTGGTTTTGACTATTCTGCTTCTGCCGGGATTGTCAGTGCCAAGATGCGGAATATGATGGGTGAAACTGCAGTCCCATTTATTCAGACTGACGTGGCACTGAATCCAGGTAACTCGGGTGGTCCACTGTTTAACCAGCGCGGAGAAGTGGTGGGTGTCAACTCGCGTATCTTTAGTGGTACTGGTGGTTATATGGGCTTGTCATTCTCCATTCCAATTGATGTGGCGATGGAGGTGGCGGATCAACTAAAACGCAATGGTAAAGTTACCCGTTCTTATCTAGGCGTGAGCTTGCAGGATATCGACCGTAACTTGGCAGAATCTTATAAACTGGATAAGCCGGAAGGTTCCTTAGTTACTCAGGTCGCTCCAAATTCTCCAGCAGCGAAGGCGGGTCTACAAGCTGGTGATGTAATTTTGAAATACAACGGAACCGGTATTTCCCGTACCAGCGAATTGCTGAATTATCTCAACCGTTCAGCTCCGAAACAGCAGATTCAGCTAGAAGTGCTGCGTGATGACAAACGCCGTAATATTAATGCGACCTTGACCACAGCACCGGATGATACACCTGCACAAGCATCTAGTCAGGCTGGAAAATCCAAAGGGCCAGTGATTGGTGTAACGATCCGTAACCTGACGCCAAATGAAATGAGCAGTCTGGATATAAAAGGTGGTGTGGTGATTCAGGATGTGCGTCCAGGTGGTGTTGCTGCTCAAGCGCGGATCATGCCAAATGATGTGGTGACTCAAATCAATGGTAAAGCGATTTTGAACAGTAATCAGTTTGTGGAAGAAGTATCTGAACTGAAAAAAGGTACTGTGGCGCGTGTGGCATTGATTCGCCAAGGTCAACGTGTGATTGTCGGTATGCGTATTACCTGA
- the nadB gene encoding L-aspartate oxidase: MDMSNLHTTHHFDVIIVGSGGAGLSLALSLPDHFNIAVLAKSTLTDASTFYAQGGIAAVLDETDSLEQHIDDTMIAGAHLCEINAVRQTVEGGKPSVDFLLKHGVQFTLDEQEQLHLTREGGHSQRRIIHAADATGRAISTTLVQRAQEKQNIHIFENYIAIDLICSKKLGHAGENRALGLYALDETTQKVHTFLAPSTALACGGAMKAYLYTSNPDIATGDGIAMAYRAGCRVANMEFNQFHPTCLYHPQARSFLITEAMRGEGAYLRLPDGERFMLRFDERAELAPRDIVARAIDYEIKRLGIRHVWLDITHKDETFIKEHFPTLYARLLELGIDITKDMIPVVPAAHYTCGGVVVDKNSQTDIVGLYAIGETSYTGLHGANRMASNSLLECFVYGMSAAKHIQENFKADQPVPEVPEWDDSQVTNPDEDVVILQNWDELRQTMWNYVGIVRTTKRLERALHRIEMLKREITEYYQDYQVSKNLIELRNLVLVSEMIVRCAMQRKESRGLHYTLDYPEQLPELRKTVLIPPSFEVEQPLVNVGLEA; encoded by the coding sequence ATGGACATGTCTAATTTACACACGACACATCATTTTGATGTGATTATTGTGGGCAGTGGCGGCGCTGGTCTAAGTTTAGCCTTATCTCTTCCAGATCATTTCAACATTGCAGTTTTAGCCAAATCAACACTAACGGATGCAAGTACCTTTTATGCGCAAGGTGGCATTGCAGCCGTGCTAGATGAAACGGATTCGCTTGAACAGCATATCGATGACACCATGATTGCCGGGGCTCATCTATGTGAAATCAATGCAGTACGACAGACAGTAGAAGGCGGCAAACCTTCAGTCGATTTTCTGCTGAAACATGGCGTACAGTTCACCTTAGATGAACAGGAACAATTACACCTGACCCGTGAAGGCGGCCACTCTCAACGCCGCATCATTCACGCTGCCGATGCGACTGGACGCGCGATTTCCACCACACTGGTTCAACGCGCACAAGAAAAACAGAATATTCATATTTTTGAAAATTACATTGCAATCGACCTGATTTGCTCGAAAAAACTTGGCCATGCTGGTGAAAACCGAGCACTAGGACTGTATGCTTTAGATGAAACCACGCAAAAAGTGCATACTTTCCTGGCACCATCTACTGCCTTGGCATGTGGCGGTGCTATGAAAGCCTATTTGTATACGTCCAATCCAGATATTGCGACTGGTGACGGAATTGCGATGGCCTATCGTGCCGGCTGTCGCGTTGCCAATATGGAGTTTAACCAGTTCCATCCTACCTGTCTGTATCATCCACAGGCACGTTCATTCCTGATTACTGAAGCCATGCGTGGTGAAGGTGCTTATCTGCGTCTGCCAGATGGTGAACGTTTTATGTTACGCTTTGACGAGCGTGCTGAATTGGCACCACGAGATATCGTGGCGCGTGCGATTGACTATGAGATCAAACGTCTGGGTATCCGTCATGTCTGGCTGGATATCACTCACAAAGATGAAACCTTCATCAAAGAGCACTTCCCAACTCTGTATGCCCGCCTGCTTGAACTCGGTATAGATATCACCAAAGATATGATTCCAGTCGTGCCTGCAGCGCACTATACCTGCGGTGGTGTTGTCGTAGATAAAAACAGCCAGACCGATATTGTGGGTCTGTATGCGATTGGTGAAACTTCTTATACGGGTCTGCATGGCGCGAATCGTATGGCCAGTAACTCACTCTTGGAATGTTTCGTTTACGGTATGAGCGCAGCCAAACACATTCAGGAAAACTTCAAGGCGGATCAACCCGTTCCCGAAGTACCAGAATGGGACGATTCTCAGGTCACTAACCCCGATGAAGATGTCGTGATTCTGCAAAACTGGGATGAACTGCGTCAGACCATGTGGAACTATGTCGGTATTGTCCGCACCACCAAGCGACTGGAACGTGCCCTGCACCGTATCGAGATGCTGAAAAGAGAAATCACCGAATATTATCAGGACTATCAGGTCAGCAAAAACCTGATCGAGCTGCGTAACCTGGTACTGGTGTCTGAAATGATTGTGCGTTGTGCCATGCAGCGTAAGGAATCCCGTGGCCTGCACTACACCCTGGACTATCCAGAGCAGTTACCAGAGCTACGCAAAACTGTACTAATTCCACCATCATTTGAAGTCGAACAGCCTTTAGTAAATGTAGGTTTGGAAGCTTAA
- the tnpA gene encoding IS200/IS605 family transposase: MDNSQEIRTGRHCVFNMHVHLVFVAKYRRDVFTKAMLETMNEVFKRICLDFEAKLVEFDGEHDHVHLLVNYPPKVAISSLVNSLKGASSRILRTKHPEIKNKLWGNALWSPSYFAASCGGAPIGIIKQYIQQQQTPH, from the coding sequence ATGGATAATAGTCAAGAGATTAGAACAGGTCGTCACTGTGTTTTTAATATGCACGTTCATTTAGTCTTTGTGGCTAAATATCGTAGAGATGTTTTTACCAAAGCTATGCTCGAAACTATGAATGAAGTATTCAAGCGCATTTGCTTAGACTTTGAAGCTAAGTTGGTAGAATTTGATGGTGAGCATGATCATGTTCATTTACTTGTGAACTATCCACCAAAAGTAGCTATTTCTAGCTTGGTTAACAGCCTAAAAGGTGCATCTAGTCGTATTTTAAGAACTAAACACCCTGAAATTAAAAACAAATTATGGGGGAATGCTTTGTGGTCGCCTAGTTATTTCGCTGCATCGTGTGGAGGTGCTCCCATTGGGATTATTAAACAATATATCCAACAACAGCAAACACCGCATTAG
- a CDS encoding transposase produces the protein MKTLKLRIKDKHCKVLDQLASEVNFVWNYVNDLCFKHLQRKQQFFSAYDIAKYTKGTSKECNLHSQTIQAVAEELVTRRKQFKKAKLKWRVSNKKNARRSLGWIPFKKVAVKYADGYVQYGKHQFKLWDSYGLSKYNVKTGSFVEDSRGCWYVCLVVDSIKTEKTTAKTSIGIDLGLKDLATCSDGVKFKAPKIYRQYEQKLGIAQRARNKKRVKAIHAKIKNLRQNMLHQFSHKLVNEHAAIFVGNVNAKALAQTKLAKSVLDAGWTTLRTMLKYKCENAGVWYEEVNEAYTTQTCSCCGSRSSSLKGRAGLGIREWQCVECGTFHDRDINSALNILALGHGRLAGGISVL, from the coding sequence ATGAAGACACTTAAATTACGCATAAAAGACAAACATTGCAAGGTGCTAGACCAATTGGCATCTGAAGTTAATTTTGTCTGGAACTATGTCAATGATTTGTGTTTTAAACACTTGCAAAGAAAACAACAATTCTTTTCAGCTTACGATATTGCTAAATACACGAAAGGTACATCAAAAGAGTGCAATTTGCACAGCCAAACCATACAGGCAGTTGCGGAAGAATTAGTTACTCGAAGAAAGCAATTTAAAAAAGCCAAGCTAAAATGGCGTGTCAGTAACAAAAAAAATGCTAGACGTTCTCTCGGTTGGATTCCATTTAAAAAAGTGGCGGTGAAATATGCCGATGGGTATGTCCAATACGGCAAGCATCAATTCAAGCTATGGGACAGTTACGGACTAAGTAAATACAATGTTAAAACAGGCTCGTTTGTCGAGGATAGCCGAGGGTGTTGGTATGTATGTCTTGTGGTTGATTCAATTAAAACAGAGAAAACCACCGCTAAAACCTCAATTGGCATTGATCTAGGACTCAAAGACCTTGCGACTTGCTCAGATGGTGTAAAGTTCAAAGCGCCTAAAATCTATCGTCAATATGAACAAAAACTTGGTATTGCTCAAAGAGCAAGAAATAAAAAACGTGTCAAAGCGATTCATGCCAAGATCAAAAATCTACGTCAAAATATGCTGCATCAATTCAGTCATAAACTGGTGAATGAACATGCAGCCATCTTCGTTGGTAATGTGAATGCCAAAGCATTGGCACAGACAAAATTAGCTAAGTCTGTACTCGATGCAGGTTGGACGACCTTAAGAACCATGCTCAAGTATAAATGCGAGAACGCAGGGGTATGGTATGAAGAAGTCAATGAAGCCTATACCACCCAAACTTGCTCGTGCTGCGGCTCACGCTCCAGTAGTCTGAAAGGTAGAGCAGGACTTGGAATAAGAGAATGGCAGTGTGTGGAGTGCGGTACATTCCACGATAGAGATATAAACTCAGCACTGAATATTCTTGCGCTCGGACATGGGCGTCTCGCAGGAGGAATCTCCGTCCTTTAG
- a CDS encoding PaaI family thioesterase, whose translation MKSSLEKIQKFLAVEFPQSLEYCQLVDIKPKGSTVRYRVNDGQLRPGGTISGPTIMAVADFALYVAILSEIGLVGLAVTTNININFLRKPDGQRDLIGECRLIKVGKALVVGEVWVYSEGQKEPVAHVTGTYSIPLKSIS comes from the coding sequence ATGAAAAGTAGTCTAGAAAAAATACAAAAATTTTTAGCAGTCGAGTTCCCGCAAAGTCTGGAATATTGTCAGTTGGTTGATATTAAACCTAAGGGCTCAACGGTGCGCTATCGAGTCAATGATGGTCAGTTGCGGCCGGGAGGCACGATTTCCGGCCCTACGATTATGGCTGTGGCGGACTTTGCTTTATATGTGGCAATTCTCAGTGAAATTGGACTAGTAGGCTTGGCAGTCACCACCAATATCAATATTAACTTTCTACGTAAACCGGATGGTCAGCGTGACCTGATTGGGGAATGTCGACTGATCAAAGTAGGTAAAGCGCTCGTGGTAGGTGAGGTCTGGGTGTATTCAGAAGGACAGAAAGAGCCAGTGGCTCATGTGACAGGAACCTATTCTATTCCACTGAAATCGATTTCATAG
- the tmk gene encoding dTMP kinase codes for MFISFEGTEGVGKTTLIRRIYDDFIAQGKEVVLTREPGGTPMAEQIRSLLLAVNHEEAMCNDTELLLMYAARAQHLAQVILPALEAGKIVLCDRFTDASFAYQCAGRGLSEAKLKLLNDNFVARMPDVTFWLDAPIELGMNRARERGALDRFEQEKVSFFEKVRSGYETLWQRHPERVKRLNATQTPEQVFAQAMRELQAV; via the coding sequence ATGTTTATCAGCTTTGAAGGCACTGAAGGTGTAGGGAAAACCACGCTCATTCGTCGTATCTATGATGATTTTATCGCGCAAGGCAAAGAGGTAGTATTGACTCGTGAGCCGGGTGGTACGCCAATGGCGGAACAGATTCGTTCACTCTTGCTGGCAGTGAATCATGAAGAAGCGATGTGCAACGATACTGAACTACTGCTGATGTATGCAGCGCGTGCCCAGCATCTGGCACAGGTCATTCTGCCGGCACTCGAAGCGGGAAAAATTGTCCTGTGTGACCGTTTTACCGATGCCAGTTTTGCCTATCAGTGTGCTGGACGTGGACTCAGTGAAGCCAAGCTTAAATTACTGAATGATAACTTTGTCGCGCGTATGCCAGATGTGACTTTCTGGCTGGATGCACCGATTGAACTGGGGATGAACCGTGCCCGTGAACGTGGTGCACTGGACCGTTTTGAACAGGAGAAAGTCTCTTTCTTTGAGAAAGTCAGAAGCGGTTATGAAACTTTATGGCAGCGTCATCCGGAGCGTGTCAAACGTTTGAATGCCACCCAAACACCAGAACAGGTTTTTGCTCAGGCGATGCGTGAATTACAAGCTGTCTAG
- the mltG gene encoding endolytic transglycosylase MltG encodes MSASKNTAKKKTKKKNKAKSSFPMKGILVVLLGFFLILAVILKSGLFKDYPVKGQKEMLAISAGDTYSGFIDRLAKEGHVSFPILLKVYQRLIIHDTLKAGVYEIHDGMSVREVLQMISNSENAQMNRILVIEGTTFKQLIESLKKDELVTKEVVNLPTDQLLKELNIPFNHPEGLFAPNTYFFAKGETDRKILTDLYRHQMQALDEAWNNRASDLPYQNKYEALIMASIIEKETSLDSELQQVSGVFVRRLKIGMRLQTDPTVIYGMGDKYKGNITRQDLRTPTPYNTYTMAGLPPTPIALPSKKAIEAAMHPDNSQNIYFVATGNGGHKFSSNLQDHNRAVQEYLSVLRSKN; translated from the coding sequence ATGTCCGCCAGTAAAAATACAGCCAAAAAGAAAACGAAAAAGAAAAATAAAGCAAAATCTTCCTTTCCTATGAAAGGTATTTTGGTTGTTTTATTAGGGTTTTTCCTGATTCTGGCTGTGATCCTGAAAAGTGGCTTATTCAAGGATTATCCAGTCAAAGGCCAGAAAGAGATGCTGGCGATCAGTGCTGGGGATACCTATTCCGGTTTTATCGACCGACTGGCGAAAGAAGGCCATGTCAGCTTTCCGATCCTGCTCAAAGTCTATCAGCGTCTGATTATTCATGACACCTTGAAAGCCGGTGTATATGAAATACATGATGGCATGAGCGTTCGCGAAGTGCTGCAGATGATTTCCAATTCTGAAAATGCCCAGATGAACCGGATTCTGGTGATTGAAGGTACGACTTTTAAGCAGCTGATCGAAAGCTTGAAGAAAGATGAGCTGGTGACCAAAGAAGTCGTGAATCTGCCAACCGATCAATTGCTGAAAGAGTTGAATATTCCATTCAATCATCCGGAAGGGCTGTTTGCGCCGAATACCTATTTCTTTGCTAAGGGTGAAACCGACCGCAAGATTCTGACCGATCTGTACCGTCATCAGATGCAGGCGCTGGATGAAGCCTGGAATAACCGTGCTAGTGATCTGCCATACCAGAATAAATATGAAGCGCTGATCATGGCTTCGATCATTGAAAAAGAAACCAGTCTGGACAGCGAATTGCAGCAAGTGTCTGGGGTATTCGTACGCCGTCTGAAAATTGGTATGCGTCTGCAGACTGATCCAACTGTGATTTATGGTATGGGCGATAAGTACAAGGGCAATATTACCCGCCAGGATCTGCGTACGCCAACACCATATAATACTTATACCATGGCAGGTCTGCCACCAACGCCGATTGCCTTGCCAAGTAAAAAAGCCATTGAAGCCGCGATGCATCCGGACAATTCACAGAATATCTACTTTGTCGCAACCGGCAATGGTGGGCATAAGTTCAGCAGCAATCTGCAAGACCATAATCGCGCTGTGCAGGAATATCTGTCAGTTTTACGTTCCAAAAATTAA
- the pabC gene encoding aminodeoxychorismate lyase has translation MLCFKNAQQIHHIDLLDRAFHYGDGCFTTACIRNNQVELQERHLARLRMSSQKMNLQVDLELIDATLQKLRETETVLNGTLKIIISRGMGQRGYSLPDHPADLWVYYYPKTLEEHQFEQIESGVLNTALGLCMPQLVGLKTLNRLEQVMLKQEADQQGWVEALACDVQGEIVEGVSSNCFLRINNTWITPELRYNGVSGVMRAEILERMHQQGIACEQRSLDMEEIPHIQSLFFCNALSPMKMVAQFEQRTLDTEACIALFHRLHLNQIS, from the coding sequence ATGCTGTGTTTTAAAAATGCACAACAAATCCATCATATCGATCTGCTAGATCGCGCTTTTCATTATGGTGACGGCTGCTTTACCACGGCTTGTATCCGCAATAACCAGGTTGAATTACAGGAACGTCATTTAGCACGGTTACGTATGAGTAGCCAGAAAATGAACCTGCAGGTGGATTTAGAGCTGATTGACGCTACATTGCAAAAACTGCGTGAAACTGAAACTGTACTGAATGGCACTTTAAAAATCATCATTAGCCGTGGTATGGGGCAACGCGGTTATAGTCTGCCCGATCATCCTGCGGATCTCTGGGTCTACTACTATCCAAAAACCTTGGAAGAGCATCAATTTGAACAGATTGAAAGTGGTGTACTGAATACAGCATTAGGGCTGTGTATGCCGCAGCTGGTCGGTTTAAAAACCCTGAATCGGCTGGAACAGGTCATGCTGAAACAGGAAGCGGATCAGCAGGGTTGGGTAGAAGCGCTGGCCTGCGATGTGCAAGGTGAAATTGTTGAAGGTGTGAGCAGTAATTGTTTTTTAAGGATAAACAATACATGGATTACTCCTGAACTTCGCTATAATGGCGTCAGCGGGGTGATGCGTGCCGAGATTCTAGAGCGGATGCATCAGCAGGGAATTGCCTGTGAACAGCGCAGTCTGGATATGGAAGAGATTCCACACATCCAAAGCCTGTTTTTCTGTAATGCGCTGAGCCCCATGAAAATGGTGGCCCAATTCGAACAGCGAACGCTGGATACAGAGGCCTGTATCGCGTTATTTCATCGTCTACATTTAAATCAGATCAGCTAA
- a CDS encoding sulfate ABC transporter substrate-binding protein, whose amino-acid sequence MNIRKLKIGVLAALISATAFSVSAKDFLNVSYDPTRELYDNFNKEFKAYWKKSTGQDVNFKQSHGGSGKQARAVIDGLDADVVTLALAADIDEIAARGLLPKDWQKKFPQNSTPYTSTIVFLVKKGNPKGIKDWGDLVKPGVDIITPNPKTSGGARWNYLAAWAWAKHQPGGNDAKAQEFVRQIYKQTKVLDSGARGSTTTFAERGIGDVLLAWENEAHLAIREQPGKFEIITPSLSILAEPPVAIVDKNAKKNNNENLAKAYLNFLYSPAGQTVAAKNFYRPRNTAVLKQYSNVFKPLKLVTIDKEFGGWDKVQKKHFANGGIFDQLVKANSAK is encoded by the coding sequence ATGAACATCCGTAAATTAAAAATTGGGGTTTTAGCAGCACTAATTTCAGCAACGGCATTTAGTGTGTCTGCAAAGGACTTTTTAAATGTCTCCTATGACCCAACTCGCGAATTGTATGACAACTTTAACAAAGAATTTAAGGCGTACTGGAAAAAATCTACCGGCCAAGACGTGAACTTCAAACAGTCACATGGCGGTTCTGGCAAACAGGCACGCGCCGTGATTGATGGTCTGGATGCAGACGTGGTGACGCTGGCGCTGGCTGCTGATATTGATGAAATCGCAGCACGCGGTCTACTCCCAAAAGACTGGCAAAAGAAATTCCCGCAAAACTCTACCCCTTATACATCAACTATCGTTTTCCTGGTGAAAAAAGGCAACCCGAAAGGCATCAAGGACTGGGGTGACTTGGTAAAACCAGGTGTAGACATCATTACGCCAAATCCAAAAACTTCAGGCGGTGCACGCTGGAACTACCTGGCCGCTTGGGCTTGGGCAAAACACCAACCAGGTGGTAACGATGCCAAAGCACAAGAATTTGTCCGTCAGATCTACAAACAGACTAAAGTTCTGGACTCAGGTGCACGTGGTTCAACCACCACTTTTGCTGAACGCGGGATTGGTGACGTATTGCTGGCTTGGGAAAATGAAGCACACTTGGCAATTCGTGAGCAACCAGGCAAGTTTGAAATCATCACCCCTTCGCTGTCGATCCTGGCTGAACCACCAGTAGCAATCGTGGACAAGAATGCCAAGAAAAATAACAATGAGAACCTGGCAAAAGCTTACCTAAACTTCTTATACTCACCTGCAGGTCAGACGGTAGCAGCGAAAAACTTCTATCGTCCACGTAATACAGCAGTGCTAAAACAGTACAGTAATGTATTCAAGCCACTGAAACTGGTGACCATTGATAAAGAATTCGGTGGCTGGGATAAAGTACAGAAAAAACACTTTGCTAATGGCGGAATCTTTGACCAGCTTGTAAAAGCCAATAGCGCAAAATAA